The proteins below are encoded in one region of Brassica napus cultivar Da-Ae chromosome A6, Da-Ae, whole genome shotgun sequence:
- the LOC106351176 gene encoding universal stress protein YxiE, with product MDTSGSLTCVVVAVDGSEVSMEALRWALDNLKLSSSSSESSFVVLHVQPSPSVAAGVSPGTIPFGGPSGLEVPAFTAAIEQHHKRITETIMDHARLIFADRSVNVKTQVVVGDPKYKICETVESLHADLLVIGSRAHGRIKRMFLGSVSNYCSNHVHCPVVIIKPKGDSSE from the exons ATGGATACGTCGGGAAGTTTGACTTGCGTTGTCGTTGCGGTAGATGGAAGCGAGGTGAGCATGGAGGCTCTGAGGTGGGCACTGGACAACCTCAAGCTCTCATCGTCTTCTTCCGAGTCATCATTCGTTGTACTACATGTGCAGCCTTCACCTTCTGTAGCCGCTGGAGTTAGCCCCGGCACTATACCTTTCGGTGGTCCCA GTGGTCTAGAGGTTCCTGCTTTCACCGCTGCCATCGAACAACATCACAAACGGATCACAGAGACCATCATGGATCATGCTCGTCTGATTTTTGCAGATAGATCG GTGAATGTGAAAACGCAAGTGGTGGTTGGGGATCCAAAGTATAAGATATGCGAGACTGTTGAGAGTTTGCACGCTGATCTGCTTGTCATTGGTTCTCGGGCTCATGGCCGCATTAAGAG GATGTTTTTGGGAAGTGTAAGCAACTACTGCAGCAACCATGTGCACTGCCCTGTTGTTATAATTAAACCCAAGGGGGATTCTTCTGAATAA